In Pseudochaenichthys georgianus unplaced genomic scaffold, fPseGeo1.2 scaffold_430_arrow_ctg1, whole genome shotgun sequence, one DNA window encodes the following:
- the LOC117442446 gene encoding protein NLRC3-like: MSGFKDEEEDKSQVSSCLSLKSDWSMGRPPNFSNEPGPSDTKKSGVPVEEQLSGCALCQDVLKDPVSTSCGHWFCRQCITSYWEQRPPSGDPSCPQCGERSRTRAECGLQEVLDEHRLSLRRRCERVTEGTDQSETLLNSIFTELYITQGQREEVNTQHEVRQLETASTKKPLHDTPIKCQDIFKALPDQQTPIRAVLTNGVAGVGKTFSVQKFTLDWAEGLGNQDVSLVIPLSFRELNLIKAEQYSLLRLLHVFHPTLQKVTAEQLAVCKVLLIFDGLDESRLSLDFRNSEIVSDVSQKSSVNVLLTNLIRGKLLPSALVWITSRPAAANQIPPECVDRVTEVRGFTDAQKEEYFRRRSSDEDLSSRIISHIKSSRSLHIMCMIPVFCWITAAVLDHMLTTDQRGELPQTLTDMYSHFLLVQTKRKKQKYEEGHETSPQQLTEADRELLLKLGRLAFEHLEKGDIMFYQEDLQRCGLDVTEALVHSGVCTEIFKRESVIFQKTVYCFVHLSIQEFLAAVYMLHCNTNRDTAVLKPYENRYNRYHDYPSLDVFLKGAMEKSLRSKNGHLDLFVRFLHGLSLESNQRLLGGLLGRTDNSPDIIQRAISNLKEMSSDKISPDRMINIFHCLTEMKDLSVHQEITEFLKSGNRSEMELSEIHCSALAYMLQMSEEVLDELDLEKYNTSDEGKRRLIPAVRNCRKFKLAQCELSETHYEVVASALKSDPSHLRDLDLSFNDLKDSGVELLSSGLKSPNCRLEALRSVH, encoded by the exons gaagaGTGGTGTTCCTGTGGAGGAGCAGCTGTCCGGCTGTGCTCTGTGTCAGGACGTCCTGAAGGATCCAGTCTCTACCAGCTGTGGACACTGGTTCTGCAGACAGTGCATCACCTCATACTGGGAGCAGCGCCCTCCATCAGGAGACCCCTCCTGTCCCCAGTGTGGAGAAAGATCCAGAACCAGAGCTG AATGTGGTCTGCAGGAGGTTTTAGATGAACATAGGCTCAGTCTGAGGAGGAGATGTGAACGTGTGACTGAAGGAACTGATCAAAGTGAAACCCTCCTCAACAGCATCTTCACTGAGCTCTACATCACACAAGGCCAGCGTGAAGAGGTTAATACCCAACATGAGGTGAGGCAGCTGGAGACAGCTTCCACGAAGAAGCCCCTCCATGACACTCCAATCAAGTGCCAGGACATCTTTAAAGCCTTACCGGACCAACAGACTCCCATCAGAGCGGTGCTGACCAATGGAGTGGCTGGAGTTGGAAAAACCTTCTCAGTGCAGAAGTTCACTCTGGACTGGGCCGAGGGTTTGGGAAACCAAGATGTCAGTCTGGTGATCCCGCTCTCCTTCAGGGAGCTGAACCTGATCAAAGCTGAGCAGTACAGTCTTCTCAGGCTGCTCCATGTTTTCCACCCAACCTTACAGAAGGTCACAGCCGAGCAGCTGGCTGTCTGCAAAGTGCTGCTCATCTTTGACGGCCTGGATGAAAGCAGACTTTCTCTGGACTTCAGAAACAGTGAGATTGTGTCTGATGTCTCTCAGAAGTCCTCAGTCAACGTGCTGCTGACAAATCTCATCAGGGGGAAGCTGCTTCCCTCGGCTCTCGTCTGGATAACTTCCAGACCTGCAGCGGCCAATCAGATCCCTCCTGAGTGTGTGGACAGGGTGACAGAAGTACGAGGGTTCACTGACGCCCAGAAGGAGGAGTACTTCAGGAGGAGATCGAGTGATGAAGACCTGTCCAGCAGAATCATCTCTCACATCAAGAGCTCCAGGAGCCTCCACATCATGTGTATGATCCCAGTCTTCTGCTGGATCACTGCTGCAGTTCTGGACCACATGTTGACTACAGACCAGAGAGGAGAGCTTCCCCAGACCCTCACTGACATGTACTCACACTTCCTGCTGGTCCAGACCAAGAGGAAGAAGCAGAAGTATGAAGAGGGACATGAAACGAGTCCACAGCAGCTGACAGAGGCTGACAGGGAGCTTCTTCTGAAGCTGGGGAGGCTGGCGTTCGAACATCTGGAGAAAGGAGACATCATGTTCTACCAAGAAGACCTGCAGCGCTGTGGCCTTGATGTCACCGAGGCCTTGGTGCACTCAGGAGTTTGTACAGAGATCTTCAAAAGAGAGAGTGTGATCTTCCAGAAAACAGTCTACTGCTTTGTTCATCTGAGCATTCAGGagtttctggctgcagtctacaTGCTGCACTGTAACACCAACAGAGACACAGCGGTACTGAAGCCCTATGAGAACAGGTATAACAGATATCATGATTACCCATCCCTGGATGTCTTCCTAAAGGGAGCCATGGAGAAATCCCTCAGAAGTAAAAATGGCCACCTGGACCTGTTTGTCCGCTTTCTCCACGGCCTCTCTCTGGAGTCCAACCAGAGACTGTTAGGAGGCCTGCTGGGTCGCACAGACAACAGTCCAGACATCATCCAGAGAGCCATCAGCAACCTGAAGGAGATGAGCAGTGATAAAATCTCTCCTGACAGGATGATCAACATCTTCCACTGTCTGACAGAGATGAAGGACCTCTCAGTACATCAGGAGATCACAGAGTTCCTGAAGTCAGGGAACAGATCAGAGATGGAACTCTCTGAGATCCACTGCTCTGCTCTGGCCTACATGCTGCAGATGTCAGAGGAGGTTCTGGATGAGTTGGACCTGGAGAAGTACAACACATCAGATGAGGGGAAACGGAGACTGATTCCAGCTGTGAGGAACTGCAGGAAGTTCAA ACTTGCTCAGTGTGAACTCTCAGAGACTCACTATGAAGTCGTGGCCTCAGCTCTAAAGTCTGACCCCTCccatctgagagatctggacctgAGTTTCAACGATCTGAAGGATTCAGGAGTGGAGCTGCTGAGTTCTGGACTAAAGAGTCCAAACTGCAGACTCGAGGCTCTCAGGTCAGTTCACTGA